One stretch of bacterium DNA includes these proteins:
- a CDS encoding biotin/lipoyl-binding protein: MAPIRVAVAVALVVIGFALVMPAPTLAESASVLVRVVISGEVLPLQLAKVGQPVKQGDPLVFLRGTTSGASVPAAVASVDGRVVQVMVRPGDRVNIGDVVAVIQPQ, encoded by the coding sequence ATGGCCCCGATAAGGGTCGCGGTTGCGGTTGCGCTCGTGGTCATCGGGTTCGCGCTTGTGATGCCGGCTCCGACCTTGGCGGAGTCCGCCAGCGTTCTCGTCCGTGTGGTCATTTCGGGCGAGGTATTGCCCCTGCAGCTCGCCAAGGTCGGTCAGCCCGTCAAACAAGGCGATCCGCTCGTATTTCTGCGGGGCACGACCTCCGGCGCATCGGTGCCCGCGGCGGTCGCGTCTGTGGACGGCCGGGTCGTGCAGGTTATGGTGCGGCCAGGAGATCGCGTCAACATCGGGGATGTTGTGGCCGTGATCCAACCCCAGTGA
- the wecB gene encoding UDP-N-acetylglucosamine 2-epimerase (non-hydrolyzing) translates to MTGARPRKIMLVFGTRPDAVKMAPVVHALRAHPDAFAPIVAVTAQHREMLDQVLALFTITPDYDLGIMTEQQTLAEITVRTLEGLSAILPETAPDLVLVQGDAAPSFVGSLAAFYRRIPVGHVEAGLRTEDKYQPYPEEMFRHMTTVLADLHFAPTPAARDNLKKEGVPPDRIIVTGNTVIDALLDVAGRDPVPADPGLRAILGRRGRRVLLLTSHRRENWGDPQRQIFHAVRDLLAQFPDLDLVYPVHPNPIVSRPAQEILGPHPQAHLFGPLDYAANVACMKAASVILTDSGGIQEEAPALGRPVLVLRETTERPEGVAAGTARLVGTDRTRIVKEAVRLLTDPRAYARMSRARNPYGDGHAAARIAGGLLHYFGLVKNRPKEWSVENKGRIDRKPVHTRGGRPRRRSGV, encoded by the coding sequence GTGACCGGCGCTCGTCCCCGGAAGATCATGCTCGTCTTCGGGACACGGCCTGATGCCGTCAAAATGGCGCCCGTGGTCCACGCCCTCCGCGCCCATCCGGACGCGTTTGCGCCGATCGTCGCGGTCACGGCGCAGCATCGGGAGATGCTCGATCAGGTGCTCGCGCTGTTCACGATCACCCCAGACTACGATCTGGGCATCATGACCGAGCAACAAACGCTCGCCGAGATCACGGTGCGGACCCTCGAAGGCCTCTCGGCGATCCTGCCGGAGACCGCACCCGACCTCGTGCTCGTGCAGGGCGATGCCGCGCCGTCCTTCGTGGGATCTCTGGCGGCGTTCTACCGCCGGATCCCCGTGGGCCACGTCGAGGCGGGGCTCAGGACCGAGGACAAGTACCAGCCGTATCCCGAAGAGATGTTTCGTCACATGACGACGGTGCTGGCGGATCTCCACTTCGCGCCGACCCCCGCCGCCCGCGACAATTTGAAGAAGGAGGGCGTTCCGCCGGACCGTATCATCGTGACCGGCAACACCGTCATCGACGCGCTCTTGGACGTGGCCGGGCGCGATCCTGTCCCCGCGGATCCGGGCCTCCGGGCGATCCTCGGGCGGCGAGGGCGCCGGGTGCTGTTGCTCACATCGCACCGGCGGGAAAACTGGGGCGACCCCCAACGGCAGATCTTCCACGCCGTCCGCGATCTCCTCGCGCAATTTCCCGATCTCGACCTCGTCTACCCGGTGCATCCCAATCCCATCGTGAGCCGGCCCGCCCAGGAAATTCTTGGTCCGCATCCACAGGCGCATCTCTTTGGGCCGCTCGATTACGCGGCGAACGTGGCGTGCATGAAGGCGGCCTCGGTCATCCTGACCGACTCCGGCGGGATCCAAGAAGAGGCGCCCGCCCTGGGCCGGCCGGTCCTGGTGCTCCGGGAGACCACCGAACGACCCGAAGGTGTCGCGGCCGGCACGGCGCGCCTCGTTGGGACGGATCGGACCCGGATCGTAAAGGAGGCGGTCCGGCTCCTCACGGACCCCCGGGCCTACGCACGGATGAGCCGGGCCAGGAACCCCTATGGAGACGGACACGCCGCCGCGCGCATCGCGGGCGGACTGCTCCATTACTTCGGGCTGGTCAAGAACCGGCCGAAGGAATGGTCCGTAGAGAACAAGGGTAGGATAGATAGGAAGCCCGTGCACACCCGGGGCGGGCGTCCGAGGAGGCGTTCGGGGGTTTGA
- a CDS encoding MraY family glycosyltransferase, translated as MTISPFLVAGAIGLAVAYLLTPFIVWLATRLGVLAQPGGRHIHRTPVPRLGGIAIYLAFVVAVLAGLPLERAIKVTEDAHQILVTIPFTPAFDRPVIGVLLGATVITILGIIDDIRGVAPTEKLFGQLVAAVVPLSFGVGMDVLTNPLGGMVFLGPFGMALTVIWLVALCNVMNLIDGIDGLAAGIAAIAGGTVFIASYQRGDLATAMLAVALIGGTLGFLPYNFSPARIFLGDTGSMLLGYLLGSLSVLGTYKSYTALSLLVPLVALGVPVLDTALAITRRWRTRRPIFQPDTEHLHHRLLKRGLTQRQVAIVLYLVTGVLGVGALLVSGFHGVHRVLLVAVLGLLSMALVFGARRTGLLTPAPPPVASGRHEVPK; from the coding sequence ATGACGATCTCTCCGTTCCTCGTGGCCGGCGCGATCGGCCTGGCGGTCGCGTACCTGCTGACGCCCTTCATCGTGTGGCTGGCGACGCGCTTGGGCGTGCTGGCCCAGCCGGGAGGCCGGCATATCCACCGCACGCCGGTCCCGCGCCTCGGAGGGATCGCGATTTATCTGGCGTTCGTGGTCGCCGTCCTCGCCGGCCTGCCGCTGGAGCGGGCGATCAAGGTCACGGAAGACGCGCACCAGATCCTGGTGACGATTCCGTTTACCCCCGCGTTCGACCGGCCCGTGATCGGCGTCCTGCTCGGCGCGACCGTGATCACGATCCTCGGCATCATCGACGATATCCGTGGCGTCGCGCCGACCGAGAAGTTGTTCGGCCAGCTGGTGGCCGCGGTCGTCCCGCTGTCCTTCGGCGTCGGGATGGACGTGTTGACAAACCCGTTGGGGGGGATGGTGTTCCTGGGCCCGTTCGGGATGGCCTTGACGGTGATCTGGCTGGTGGCGCTGTGCAATGTGATGAACCTGATCGACGGCATCGACGGCCTGGCGGCGGGCATCGCGGCGATCGCCGGGGGGACCGTCTTCATCGCCTCGTACCAGCGGGGCGATCTCGCCACCGCGATGCTCGCGGTGGCCCTCATCGGCGGCACGCTGGGATTCCTGCCGTACAACTTTAGTCCCGCGCGCATCTTCCTGGGCGATACCGGGTCGATGCTGCTCGGCTACCTGCTCGGCAGCCTCTCGGTCCTCGGCACCTACAAAAGCTACACCGCCCTCTCGCTCCTGGTCCCGCTCGTCGCGCTCGGCGTGCCGGTGCTCGATACCGCGCTCGCCATCACCCGCCGCTGGCGCACGCGCCGCCCCATCTTTCAGCCGGACACGGAGCACCTCCATCACCGGCTGCTCAAGCGCGGGCTGACCCAGCGGCAGGTGGCCATCGTGCTGTATCTCGTCACGGGCGTGCTCGGCGTCGGAGCGCTGCTGGTCAGCGGGTTTCACGGCGTGCACCGCGTCTTGCTGGTCGCCGTCCTGGGCCTGTTGTCGATGGCCCTCGTGTTCGGGGCCCGCCGCACCGGGTTGCTGACGCCCGCCCCGCCACCCGTCGCCTCCGGACGCCACGAAGTACCCAAGTGA
- a CDS encoding ribose-phosphate pyrophosphokinase, whose product MAGAGIRIFSGTSNPDLAGGIAASLDLPLGAINVFRYADGEIGVRIEESVRGEDVFVVQPTCPPASENLMELLVIIDAVRRASAARITAVIPYFGYARQDRKIKPREPISAKLVANLLTTAGANRVLTLDLHAGQMWGFFDIPLDHLPCRMILGDYFRGLALENIVVVSPDIGGVKRAREFAEYLQAPLAIVDKRRDRPNQVAEVVHVIGKVYRRTAILIDDIIDTGGTLVMGAEALVRRGVREVYACSTHAILSPPATTRVLRSPIRQLVVTDSIPVPPDKRTSKTTVISVAALLGEAIRRIHADQSVSDLFAQSRVMQSVAEGD is encoded by the coding sequence ATGGCGGGTGCGGGGATCCGGATCTTCAGCGGCACGAGCAACCCGGATCTCGCCGGGGGCATCGCCGCCTCACTCGATCTGCCGCTCGGCGCCATCAACGTCTTCCGGTACGCCGACGGTGAGATCGGCGTTCGGATCGAGGAGAGCGTCCGCGGCGAAGATGTGTTTGTCGTGCAGCCGACGTGTCCCCCCGCCAGCGAAAACCTGATGGAGCTCCTCGTGATCATCGACGCGGTCAGGCGCGCGAGCGCCGCCCGCATCACCGCCGTGATCCCGTACTTCGGCTACGCCCGCCAAGATCGAAAGATCAAACCCCGGGAACCCATCTCCGCCAAACTGGTCGCGAATCTGCTGACGACCGCGGGAGCCAACCGGGTGCTCACCCTCGACCTGCACGCGGGACAGATGTGGGGGTTCTTTGACATCCCCTTGGACCACCTTCCCTGCCGGATGATCCTGGGGGATTACTTCCGCGGGCTCGCGCTCGAGAACATCGTCGTGGTGTCCCCGGACATCGGGGGCGTCAAGCGGGCGCGGGAGTTCGCGGAGTACCTGCAGGCTCCGCTGGCGATCGTCGACAAACGCCGCGACCGCCCCAACCAGGTCGCCGAGGTCGTCCACGTGATCGGCAAGGTGTACCGGCGGACCGCGATCCTGATCGATGACATCATCGACACCGGCGGCACGCTGGTGATGGGCGCGGAAGCGCTCGTGCGCCGGGGCGTGCGGGAGGTGTACGCCTGCAGTACGCACGCGATCCTTTCGCCGCCCGCGACGACGCGCGTGCTCAGATCCCCGATCCGCCAGTTGGTGGTTACGGACAGCATTCCGGTGCCCCCGGACAAGCGGACATCCAAGACGACGGTCATCTCGGTGGCGGCGTTGTTGGGGGAGGCGATCCGGCGGATCCACGCCGACCAATCGGTGAGCGATCTATTCGCGCAGTCGCGGGTGATGCAATCCGTGGCCGAAGGGGACTGA
- the glmU gene encoding bifunctional UDP-N-acetylglucosamine diphosphorylase/glucosamine-1-phosphate N-acetyltransferase GlmU has protein sequence MEQPQAVILAAGRGTRMKSDLPKVMHPLCGRPMLAYVLETLRRAGVGRPLLVVGREGGAVRAAVGSAVHYVIQHRPLGTGHAVAQALPRLRGRSLVYVIYADMPFVSPRTLRALLGAIRTTAVAALATGTAEESHHFGRIIRDGRRRFQRIVEDRDATPEERAVREVNVGVYCFRVRELKGALERIRPNNQQREYYLTDAVNLLAASSGDVVTVGVDDPEEMIGINGREELAQAERAMRGRILSRVMASGVTVVDPVTTFIDATVRLGRDTVVHPMTLITGNTAVGEGCVIGPGARLHDAVIGRGARVWDSSLEGARIGSGSVVGPYAHLRPGTVVGRDVEVGNYAEMKQVRVGDRTKVHHKSYLGDAWIGADVNIGAGTITCNYGLDRRKHRTTIGNGAYIGSDSMLVAPVRIGRGAITGAGAVVTKDVPPHSVAVGVPARVIRVLDGKRPQ, from the coding sequence GTGGAGCAGCCACAAGCGGTGATCCTGGCGGCGGGCCGGGGCACGCGGATGAAATCGGATCTCCCCAAGGTGATGCACCCGCTGTGCGGCCGTCCGATGCTCGCCTACGTGCTCGAGACGCTTCGCCGGGCCGGCGTGGGACGCCCGCTGCTCGTGGTCGGCAGAGAGGGCGGGGCCGTGCGTGCAGCGGTTGGATCCGCCGTGCACTACGTCATCCAGCACCGGCCGCTAGGGACGGGTCATGCGGTGGCCCAGGCGTTGCCGCGTCTGCGCGGGCGGTCGCTGGTCTACGTGATCTACGCGGACATGCCCTTCGTCTCTCCTCGGACCCTGCGGGCCCTCCTGGGCGCGATACGCACCACCGCGGTGGCGGCATTGGCGACCGGCACCGCGGAAGAGTCCCACCACTTTGGCCGCATCATCCGCGACGGCCGGCGTCGCTTCCAACGCATCGTGGAGGACCGCGACGCGACGCCCGAGGAGCGCGCCGTCCGGGAGGTGAACGTCGGGGTCTACTGTTTTCGCGTCCGCGAGCTCAAAGGGGCCCTCGAGCGGATCCGCCCCAACAATCAGCAACGGGAGTACTACCTGACCGATGCGGTCAACCTGCTGGCGGCCTCATCGGGGGATGTCGTCACCGTAGGCGTGGACGATCCGGAGGAGATGATCGGGATCAACGGCCGCGAGGAATTGGCGCAGGCCGAGCGCGCCATGCGGGGCCGGATCCTGTCCCGGGTGATGGCGTCGGGGGTGACGGTGGTCGACCCGGTGACCACGTTCATCGATGCGACGGTCCGGCTCGGCCGGGACACGGTCGTGCATCCGATGACCTTGATCACCGGGAACACGGCGGTGGGCGAGGGCTGCGTGATCGGTCCGGGTGCCCGCCTCCACGACGCGGTGATCGGCCGGGGGGCCCGCGTCTGGGATTCTTCGCTTGAGGGCGCGCGGATCGGCAGCGGCTCGGTGGTGGGGCCCTACGCGCATCTCCGGCCGGGCACGGTGGTCGGCCGGGACGTCGAAGTCGGCAACTACGCCGAGATGAAACAGGTGCGCGTCGGTGATCGGACGAAAGTCCATCACAAGAGCTACCTGGGGGATGCCTGGATCGGGGCGGACGTCAACATCGGCGCCGGGACGATCACGTGCAACTACGGGCTCGACCGTCGGAAGCATCGGACGACGATCGGGAACGGCGCGTACATTGGGAGCGACTCGATGCTGGTCGCACCGGTCCGGATCGGCCGGGGGGCGATCACCGGCGCCGGGGCGGTGGTGACGAAGGACGTACCGCCCCACAGCGTCGCCGTCGGGGTCCCGGCGCGCGTCATCCGCGTGCTCGACGGCAAGCGACCGCAGTAA